In the genome of Raphanus sativus cultivar WK10039 chromosome 4, ASM80110v3, whole genome shotgun sequence, one region contains:
- the LOC108855747 gene encoding probable WRKY transcription factor 33, translating into MAASSLLTMDNNRTTRQNMNGSVNWSQQTPRTLEDLEIPPKFRSFAPSSISTSPSTCFSPSVFLDSPAFVSSSANVLASPTTGALITNESNKKSIAEEEKTNNNNNSLSLFDFSFQTQSSGLSAPTTTTKTTTNSSVLQWSQTDTRPSNNTHQSVPYNGREQRKGEDGYNWRKYGQKQVKGSENPRSYYKCTFPSCPTKKKVEMSLEGQITEIVYKGSHNHPKPQSTRRSSSSSSSTFHSAVFNAGLDHHGSSDSFAIQQEDNTTSGSLGDDELSVVSRDEEDCGSEPEAKRWKGENETNGGNGNGSKTVREPRIVVQTTSDIDILDDGYRWRKYGQKVVKGNPNPRSYYKCTTTGCPVRKHVERASHDMRAVITTYEGKHNHDVPAARGSGYTTNRLAHDPSSAPIRPNAIAAHSNYTTSQAPYTLQMMHNNNNNTNPGPFGYAMNNNNNNIQTQQNNFGGGGFSIAKEEPNEESSSSFFDSFLP; encoded by the exons ATGGctgcttcttctcttcttactATGGACAATAATAGAACCACCAGACAAAACATGAATGGTTCTGTTAATTGGTCACAACAAACCCCAAGAACATTGGAAGATCTTGAGATCCCACCAAAGTTCAGGTCTTTTGCTCCTTCTTCAATCTCAACCTCTCCTTCCACTTGTTTCAGCCCCTCTGTTTTCCTCGATTCCCCTGCTTTTGTCTCCTCCTCTGCTAAC GTTCTTGCTTCTCCAACCACAGGAGCTCTCATCACAAACGAAAGTAACAAGAAAAGTATAGCCGAGGAAGAGAAgactaacaacaacaacaacagtcTTAGCCTCTTTGATTTCTCATTTCAGACACAATCATCAGGACTTTCTGCTCCGacgacaacaacaaaaacaacaacaaacagtTCCGTCTTGCAATGGAGCCAAACAGATACTCGTCCAAGCAACAACACTCATCAATCTGTACCTTACAATGGAAGGGAGCAGCGGAAAGGAGAAGACGGTTACAACTGGAGAAAGTACGGACAGAAACAGGTTAAAGGGAGTGAGAACCCTCGGAGTTACTATAAGTGTACTTTCCCAAGCTGTCCAACGAAGAAGAAAGTGGAGATGTCTTTGGAAGGTCAGATCACAGAGATTGTGTATAAAGGAAGCCATAACCATCCAAAACCTCAATCCACTAgaagatcatcttcttcttcttcttcgacgTTTCACTCGGCTGTGTTCAATGCCGGACTTGATCATCATGGTTCTTCTGATTCATTTGCAATCCAGCAAGAAGATAATACTACTTCTGGTTCTCTTGGAGACGATGAGTTATCGGTTGTCAGCAGAGATGAAGAAGATTGTGGGAGTGAACCTGAAGCAAAGAGATG GAAAGGAGAGAACGAGACAAACGGTGGGAATGGTAATGGAAGCAAGACGGTGAGAGAGCCGAGGATTGTTGTGCAGACAACAAGTGATATAGACATTCTTGATGATGGTTACAGATGGAGAAAGTATGGTCAGAAAGTCGTCAAGGGGAACCCAAATCCAAG AAGCTACTACAAGTGCACAACGACCGGTTGTCCAGTGAGAAAACATGTTGAGAGAGCATCACACGATATGAGAGCGGTGATCACAACTTACGAAGGGAAACACAACCACGACGTGCCTGCAGCTCGTGGTAGTGGTTACACTACAAACAGACTAGCACATGATCCTTCTTCAGCACCAATTAGACCTAATGCTATTGCTGCTCACTCTAATTACACTACTTCTCAAGCACCATATACACTTCAGATGAtgcacaacaacaacaacaacactaaTCCTGGGCCTTTTGGTTACGCTATgaacaacaataacaacaacattCAAACGCAACAGAACAACTTTGGTGGTGGTGGGTTCTCTATAGCAAAAGAAGAACCAAACGAGGAGTCTTCCTCCTCGTTTTTCGATTCGTTTTTGCCCTGA